The Armatimonadota bacterium genomic sequence GATCAGATTCTGGATCGACTAGCCACCTTCTTAGAGAAAGACCTAGAGATACGACAGAAGATCAAATCGGCCATGATGTACCCGGTCTTGGTGCTGATCTTCTCCTTCTTTATGCTCATCGCGCTCTTTATGTTCGTGCTGCCCAAGTTTAAGGAGATTTTCATCAGCATGAACGTGGAGATGCCCGCGATCACCTCGATGCTGTTCAACGCCAGCGACGTGTTCACCAAGATATGGTGGATGGTCGCCATTGCCGGATTTGGCGGCTTCGCGGCGTTCAAATACTATGTCAAGCAGCCCAAAGGACGCTATCAGTACGACTATGCCAAGCTTCGAGCGCCCATCGTCGGCGACCTGATTTTGAAGCTGGCGGTCGCCCGATTCTCCAGAACGTTTGGAACCCTGATCGCCAGCGGCGTGCCGTTGATGCGCACGCTGGAGATCGTGGGAGAGACTTCGGGAAACTCAGTCTTGGCCGGCGCGGTCGATAGCACGCGAGCCAGCCTCAGAGAGGGCCAGCCGCTCAGCGCCCCCTTCGCCGCCACCCGGCTCTTCCCGAGCATGGTGATCCATATGATGGACGTGGGCGAAGAATCGGGACGACTGAGCGACATGCTGATCCGCAT encodes the following:
- a CDS encoding type II secretion system F family protein encodes the protein MPQFAYEAVDAAGRTVRGSLEADTEQLLLSKLHEQHLHVVRVSLQRGRGLALGRLKRAGKPKLAALVVFSRQFAVMVDAGIPILRCLDILHGQSKDVFLKEAIDTVRRDVKSGMTLNEAMAKHPNSFSKLYVNMIRAAELGGILDQILDRLATFLEKDLEIRQKIKSAMMYPVLVLIFSFFMLIALFMFVLPKFKEIFISMNVEMPAITSMLFNASDVFTKIWWMVAIAGFGGFAAFKYYVKQPKGRYQYDYAKLRAPIVGDLILKLAVARFSRTFGTLIASGVPLMRTLEIVGETSGNSVLAGAVDSTRASLREGQPLSAPFAATRLFPSMVIHMMDVGEESGRLSDMLIRISDFYESEVDSSIKGLTSMIEPMLIIFMGVVVGFIAISVMMPIFKLVNSIE